A section of the Pelomicrobium methylotrophicum genome encodes:
- a CDS encoding LysM peptidoglycan-binding domain-containing protein, which yields MRKIIISLFLFPCFLGWPPGGGLARAEALKLAPDAPDRYVVQKGDTLWAISGRFLQSPWRWPELWGMNKDQIKNPHLIYPGDVLVLDRRGAEGPRLSKEMETVKRSPRVRVEASPREAIPTIAASDLQPFLAKPLVVDAQGLDGAPRIVALQEGRVIASAGDLVSVVGLPRDQGRMWDIYEPGNPLQDPASGEVLGYEAVYLGTGRVFRHEGKSALLQIVRSRQEILIGARLVRATESTPMNFVPKAPQRQVSGLVISTYGGNTEAGPTAVVAINKGERDGLAPGDVLRVRAGQDRATVERGRASAAVPDLDIGLLMVFRTFDRVSYALVMQATRQVAPLDRVENP from the coding sequence ATGCGTAAGATCATTATATCCCTGTTTTTGTTTCCTTGTTTCCTCGGATGGCCGCCCGGCGGCGGGCTGGCCCGAGCCGAAGCGCTGAAGCTTGCCCCCGATGCGCCGGACCGGTACGTGGTGCAAAAGGGCGACACCCTCTGGGCCATTTCCGGCCGTTTCCTGCAAAGCCCGTGGCGTTGGCCCGAGCTTTGGGGCATGAACAAAGACCAGATCAAAAACCCCCATCTGATTTATCCGGGCGACGTGCTGGTCCTGGACCGCCGGGGAGCCGAAGGACCCCGTCTGTCCAAGGAGATGGAAACGGTCAAGCGCTCTCCCCGGGTCCGGGTGGAAGCCAGCCCACGGGAGGCCATTCCCACCATTGCGGCTTCCGACCTCCAACCGTTTCTCGCGAAACCCTTGGTCGTGGACGCCCAGGGGCTCGACGGGGCACCCCGCATTGTCGCCCTGCAGGAAGGCCGGGTCATCGCTTCGGCCGGCGACCTGGTGAGTGTCGTGGGGCTGCCGCGGGACCAAGGCCGGATGTGGGACATCTACGAGCCGGGAAATCCCCTCCAGGACCCGGCAAGCGGGGAAGTCCTGGGCTACGAGGCGGTGTACCTGGGCACGGGCCGGGTGTTCCGCCACGAAGGGAAGTCGGCCCTTCTCCAGATCGTGCGTTCCAGGCAGGAGATCCTGATCGGTGCGCGCCTGGTCAGGGCTACGGAATCAACCCCCATGAACTTCGTTCCCAAAGCGCCCCAGCGCCAGGTCTCGGGCCTCGTGATTTCCACCTACGGAGGCAACACCGAGGCCGGCCCCACCGCCGTTGTCGCCATCAACAAAGGCGAGCGCGACGGGCTGGCGCCCGGAGACGTGCTGCGCGTGCGCGCAGGCCAAGACCGGGCCACGGTGGAGCGGGGACGCGCCTCCGCGGCGGTCCCGGACCTCGACATCGGACTCCTCATGGTGTTCCGCACCTTCGACCGGGTCTCGTATGCCCTGGTGATGCAAGCGACCCGCCAGGTGGCACCGCTGGATAGGGTCGAAAATCCCTGA
- the def gene encoding peptide deformylase, with translation MAIRQILQYPDPRLHKKAAPVALVDDAIRALVQDMAETMYAAPGIGLAATQIDVHLQVITIDVSDTRDQLQVFINPEILERSGVSVFEEGCLSVPGIFERVQRAERVTVRALDQYGKSFTLEADGLLAVCIQHEMDHLQGKVFVEYLSRLKQTRILAKLRKQQRKVM, from the coding sequence ATGGCGATCAGGCAAATCCTTCAGTATCCCGATCCCCGGTTGCACAAGAAGGCAGCCCCGGTCGCCTTGGTGGACGACGCCATCCGGGCGCTGGTCCAGGACATGGCCGAGACCATGTACGCTGCGCCGGGAATCGGCCTCGCGGCCACTCAGATCGACGTGCACCTGCAGGTGATCACCATCGATGTCTCCGACACCCGCGACCAGTTGCAGGTGTTCATCAACCCGGAGATCCTGGAGCGAAGCGGCGTGTCGGTGTTCGAGGAAGGCTGCCTGTCGGTGCCCGGCATTTTCGAACGCGTCCAGCGTGCCGAGCGGGTCACGGTGCGCGCGCTGGACCAATACGGCAAGTCCTTCACCTTGGAAGCCGATGGCCTCCTGGCCGTGTGCATCCAGCACGAGATGGACCACCTGCAAGGCAAGGTCTTTGTCGAATACCTCTCGCGCCTGAAACAGACCCGCATCCTTGCCAAGCTGCGTAAGCAGCAGCGCAAGGTGATGTGA
- the fmt gene encoding methionyl-tRNA formyltransferase, with amino-acid sequence MNLVFAGTPEFAATALAALLRSRHRVSLVLTQPDRPAGRGLRPAPSPVKRLAAEVGLPLLQPATLRDAGVERTLAETSPDALVVAAYGLLLPRGVLEIPRWGCLNIHASLLPRWRGAAPIPRAILAGDQETGITIMQMDEGLDTGAMLLQRRLPIESGDTAGTLHDKLAALGAQCIVEALDALEAGRLRPIPQPEAGACYAPKIDKAETAVDWARDAAFIDRLVRAFNPQPGATTSVRGTALKLWRAQPVEAERGAPGSVLRADAQGLVVGCGSGALRILELQRAGGRRLPAAEFLKGFPLRPGDRLGT; translated from the coding sequence GTGAACCTCGTTTTTGCCGGTACGCCCGAGTTCGCGGCGACCGCCTTGGCGGCGCTGCTGCGCTCTCGCCACCGGGTGAGCCTCGTGCTCACTCAACCGGACCGGCCCGCCGGCCGCGGGTTGAGGCCCGCCCCGAGCCCGGTGAAGCGCCTGGCGGCGGAGGTGGGGCTCCCGCTCCTGCAGCCGGCGACCCTGCGCGATGCCGGTGTGGAGCGCACGCTCGCGGAGACGTCGCCGGACGCCCTGGTGGTGGCCGCCTACGGTTTGCTGCTTCCCCGGGGGGTTCTGGAGATTCCGCGGTGGGGTTGCCTCAATATCCACGCTTCGCTCCTGCCCCGCTGGCGCGGTGCCGCGCCCATCCCGCGGGCGATTCTCGCGGGGGATCAGGAAACCGGCATCACCATTATGCAGATGGACGAAGGCCTCGATACGGGAGCCATGCTTTTGCAGCGGCGTCTGCCCATCGAATCCGGCGACACGGCTGGGACGCTCCACGACAAACTGGCGGCGCTCGGCGCCCAATGCATCGTGGAGGCTCTGGACGCCCTGGAGGCAGGCAGACTGCGCCCCATTCCCCAGCCAGAAGCCGGCGCTTGCTACGCGCCCAAGATCGACAAGGCCGAGACCGCTGTTGACTGGGCCCGCGATGCCGCTTTTATCGATCGGCTGGTGCGGGCGTTCAACCCTCAGCCGGGGGCCACGACCTCCGTGCGCGGGACGGCGCTCAAGCTGTGGCGCGCGCAGCCGGTGGAGGCCGAGAGGGGCGCGCCCGGCAGCGTGCTGCGGGCGGACGCCCAAGGGCTGGTGGTCGGTTGCGGGTCCGGGGCGCTGCGCATCCTGGAGTTGCAGCGCGCAGGAGGGCGGCGGCTGCCTGCGGCCGAGTTCCTCAAGGGCTTTCCCCTTCGGCCCGGGGATCGGCTGGGCACCTGA
- the rsmB gene encoding 16S rRNA (cytosine(967)-C(5))-methyltransferase RsmB, giving the protein MREAQRVAASAVSQVLAGQSLAQALPEAWRGGLPERERSRAQDLAYGTLRHYGLLGSFLRMLAPRTPRPELLRALLLVALYQLHATRAAPHAVVSQAVALAGEIAGQAARGFANAVLRGFQRRRSELMGRASADETARYSHPRWWIDRLKAQYPEHYAELLALANRHPPMALRVNLRRTSLGGYLELLASVGLRAIPAPPAGLLLERPVPVERLPHFGAGWASVQDLGAQHAPAFLDVQPGMRVLDACSAPGGKAAHLLEHADVELVALDRDAERLRRVEANLARLGLAARTVCADAAEPQRWWDGRPFQRVLADVPCSGSGVVRRHPDIKWLRRPSDLPQFAAEQARILDGVWQVLDRGGKLLYVTCSLFAEENQCVVASFLERHGDAQLQPLPGAENGMRQLLPDHSHDGFFYALLAKR; this is encoded by the coding sequence ATGCGCGAGGCGCAGCGGGTCGCAGCCTCAGCGGTCTCTCAGGTGCTCGCCGGCCAAAGCCTCGCCCAGGCGCTGCCGGAAGCATGGCGTGGGGGGCTGCCGGAGCGCGAGCGCTCCCGCGCTCAAGATCTCGCCTACGGCACCTTGCGGCATTACGGCCTTCTCGGGTCCTTCCTGCGGATGCTGGCCCCGCGGACGCCGCGGCCTGAATTGCTGCGAGCCTTGCTTCTGGTCGCGCTCTACCAGCTGCATGCCACCCGCGCCGCCCCGCACGCGGTGGTGAGCCAAGCGGTGGCGCTGGCGGGCGAGATAGCGGGCCAGGCAGCGCGCGGATTCGCCAACGCCGTGCTGCGCGGTTTCCAGCGCCGCCGATCCGAGCTGATGGGTCGGGCCAGCGCGGACGAGACTGCCCGCTATTCCCATCCGCGCTGGTGGATCGATCGCCTCAAGGCCCAATATCCCGAGCACTACGCCGAACTCCTCGCCCTCGCGAACAGGCATCCGCCGATGGCCTTGCGCGTGAACCTGCGGCGCACGAGTCTTGGCGGCTACCTCGAACTTCTGGCCAGCGTCGGGTTGCGGGCGATCCCCGCGCCGCCCGCGGGCCTGCTGCTCGAGCGGCCGGTGCCCGTGGAGCGGCTCCCACACTTCGGTGCGGGATGGGCCTCCGTGCAGGATTTGGGCGCCCAGCACGCGCCGGCGTTCCTCGACGTGCAGCCCGGCATGCGGGTGCTGGACGCCTGCAGCGCGCCCGGCGGCAAGGCGGCCCACCTCCTCGAGCACGCCGACGTGGAGCTCGTGGCGCTGGACCGGGATGCCGAACGGTTGCGGCGCGTCGAGGCCAATCTCGCGCGCCTGGGGCTGGCCGCGCGCACCGTGTGCGCCGATGCGGCTGAACCGCAGCGCTGGTGGGATGGCCGGCCCTTCCAGCGGGTGCTGGCGGATGTGCCCTGCAGCGGCTCGGGCGTCGTGCGGCGCCACCCCGACATCAAGTGGCTGAGGCGCCCATCGGACCTGCCTCAGTTCGCAGCCGAGCAGGCGCGCATTCTGGACGGCGTCTGGCAGGTCCTGGACAGAGGTGGTAAATTGCTCTACGTCACTTGTTCGCTGTTCGCCGAAGAGAATCAGTGCGTTGTCGCTTCGTTTCTGGAGCGGCACGGCGACGCGCAGCTGCAGCCGCTGCCCGGCGCCGAGAATGGCATGCGGCAGTTGCTTCCCGACCACTCCCACGATGGGTTTTTCTATGCTCTGCTCGCCAAGCGCTGA
- a CDS encoding DUF4390 domain-containing protein, with protein sequence MLCSPSADRHGWLEALAGACLLFVAAVAQAEAISVHSAELVPVADGYALNADFSVSLNPVVIEALNKGVTIHFVVDFELSRPRKYWFNKRVATAEHSVRLSYVPLTRQYEVSNGQGTYMAESLGAALQRVGHVRGVRVLNGAILRKGSEYEAATRMRLDSTQLPPPFQVSSLTTRDWVIESDWYRWRLKP encoded by the coding sequence ATGCTCTGCTCGCCAAGCGCTGACCGCCATGGATGGCTCGAGGCGTTGGCCGGTGCCTGCTTGCTTTTCGTCGCCGCGGTGGCGCAGGCAGAGGCGATCAGCGTCCATTCGGCAGAGCTGGTGCCGGTGGCCGACGGCTACGCGCTCAACGCGGATTTCTCGGTGTCGCTCAATCCCGTCGTCATCGAGGCGCTCAACAAGGGTGTGACCATCCATTTCGTGGTCGATTTCGAGCTGTCCCGCCCTCGCAAGTACTGGTTCAACAAGCGCGTGGCCACGGCCGAGCATTCGGTGCGGTTGAGCTACGTGCCGCTGACGCGCCAGTATGAGGTGTCCAACGGCCAGGGAACTTATATGGCCGAAAGCCTGGGGGCGGCCCTGCAACGGGTCGGCCACGTGCGCGGCGTGCGGGTGCTGAACGGCGCAATACTGCGTAAAGGCTCGGAGTACGAGGCGGCCACCCGCATGCGTCTCGATTCCACGCAGCTGCCCCCGCCTTTCCAGGTGAGCTCACTCACCACCCGCGACTGGGTCATTGAGTCCGATTGGTATCGCTGGAGGCTCAAGCCGTGA
- a CDS encoding sensor histidine kinase has translation MKYFVVIAIGLGAVLLYLLATASRNSAFFADQYPLLLALNGALAALLLLVVGVQLWRMVGKLRRGVFGSRLAFKLLVLFALMALVPGALVYVVSVQFLTKSIESWFDVRVERALEGGLNLGRTALDNMLKDMNAQAVNLSLSLAEQPGREPLELLNQLREQTGVFEVSLFDQRGKLLAFSTGASAALLPHFPDAAVLRQVRLQKAYSAVERLPDRGMVLRVLVPVNVLMPTEDVRVLQLIQPVPTQLKQDAEAVQAVYQDYQELLLARTGLKRLYRVTLTVSLLLSLLSALALAFILSERLAAPLGLLAEGTRAVAQGDFSRRHPVASRDEMGILMASFNAMTDQLAEARAVALRKQAEVESAKAYLESLLANLSSGVVAFDKDGRLRSANPSAAQILGVDADALVGLAPEAIAKSYPALAPLVETVAREFADSHEDRWQRQVERPLKSGAQVLLVRGTRLPEVAGSGCVVVFDDVTDLIQAQRDAAWGEVARRLAHEIKNPLTPIQLAAERLQHKLADRLAGRDAEVLARATRTIVAQVAAMKTMVDAFSRYARLPEIRRAPLDINRLVHEILPLYEAAVPAIRVDLAPHLPPVMGDAEQLGQVIHNLLRNAQEATGETTQAHITLMTRAEEEVVTLSVVDDGPGFPEEVVRRAFEPYVTTKLKGTGLGLAIVKRIVEAHEGKVRIENLAPRGARVTIELPALAAAQAETAVGQAASS, from the coding sequence GTGAAGTACTTCGTCGTCATCGCGATCGGCCTGGGGGCGGTGCTGCTCTATCTCCTTGCCACCGCGAGCCGCAACAGCGCCTTCTTCGCCGACCAGTATCCGCTGCTCCTGGCGCTGAACGGCGCGCTGGCGGCGCTGCTGCTGCTGGTGGTCGGCGTCCAGCTCTGGCGCATGGTGGGCAAGCTGCGTCGGGGGGTGTTCGGGTCCCGGCTCGCCTTCAAGCTGCTGGTGCTGTTCGCGCTGATGGCCCTGGTGCCGGGCGCGCTGGTGTACGTCGTGTCAGTCCAGTTCCTCACTAAGAGCATCGAATCGTGGTTCGACGTGCGGGTCGAGCGGGCGCTGGAGGGCGGCCTCAACCTGGGCCGCACGGCGCTCGACAACATGCTCAAGGACATGAACGCGCAAGCGGTCAACCTTTCCCTGTCGCTCGCCGAACAGCCTGGCCGCGAGCCCCTGGAACTGCTCAACCAGCTGCGCGAGCAGACGGGCGTGTTCGAAGTGTCGCTCTTCGATCAGCGGGGCAAACTCCTCGCCTTCTCCACCGGCGCCAGCGCGGCGCTGCTGCCCCACTTTCCCGACGCGGCGGTGCTGCGGCAGGTGAGGCTGCAGAAGGCGTACTCGGCGGTGGAGCGATTGCCCGACCGGGGCATGGTGCTGCGAGTGCTGGTGCCGGTGAACGTGCTCATGCCGACAGAGGACGTGCGGGTGCTGCAGCTCATTCAGCCCGTGCCGACGCAGCTGAAGCAGGATGCGGAGGCGGTGCAGGCGGTCTACCAGGACTACCAGGAACTGCTGCTGGCACGCACCGGCTTGAAGCGGCTCTACCGGGTCACGCTGACCGTGTCGCTGCTGTTGTCGCTGCTCTCAGCGCTGGCGCTGGCGTTTATCCTGAGCGAGCGGCTGGCTGCGCCGCTGGGGTTGCTGGCCGAGGGGACGCGGGCCGTGGCCCAAGGGGACTTCAGCCGCCGCCACCCGGTGGCGAGCCGCGACGAAATGGGCATCTTGATGGCCTCTTTCAACGCCATGACAGACCAGTTGGCCGAGGCGCGGGCCGTGGCCCTGCGCAAGCAGGCCGAGGTGGAAAGCGCCAAGGCCTACTTGGAAAGCTTGCTCGCCAACCTGTCCTCGGGTGTGGTGGCCTTTGACAAGGACGGGCGGCTGCGTTCAGCCAACCCCAGCGCGGCGCAGATTCTGGGCGTCGACGCTGACGCACTGGTCGGGCTTGCACCCGAGGCGATCGCCAAGAGTTATCCTGCGCTGGCGCCGCTGGTGGAGACGGTGGCGCGTGAATTCGCCGACTCCCACGAAGACCGATGGCAGCGGCAGGTGGAGCGGCCGCTGAAGTCCGGCGCCCAGGTTCTGCTGGTGCGGGGAACGCGATTACCCGAAGTGGCGGGCAGCGGTTGCGTGGTGGTGTTCGATGACGTGACCGATCTCATCCAGGCCCAGCGCGACGCGGCCTGGGGCGAGGTGGCGCGACGGCTTGCCCACGAGATCAAGAACCCGCTCACACCGATTCAGCTCGCCGCCGAGCGGCTGCAGCATAAGCTGGCGGACAGGCTCGCGGGACGGGACGCTGAGGTGCTCGCCCGGGCAACCCGCACCATCGTCGCCCAGGTGGCCGCCATGAAGACCATGGTGGACGCCTTCAGCCGCTACGCGCGGCTTCCCGAGATCAGACGGGCGCCCCTTGACATCAACCGCCTGGTCCATGAAATTCTCCCGCTCTACGAAGCAGCGGTGCCCGCCATCCGGGTCGATCTCGCGCCGCACTTGCCGCCGGTGATGGGCGATGCGGAGCAGTTGGGCCAGGTGATCCACAACCTGCTGCGCAATGCCCAGGAGGCGACCGGCGAGACGACGCAGGCGCACATCACCCTCATGACCCGGGCGGAAGAGGAGGTGGTGACCCTTTCCGTGGTGGACGACGGTCCGGGCTTTCCAGAAGAAGTGGTGCGCCGCGCCTTTGAGCCGTATGTGACCACCAAGCTCAAGGGCACAGGGCTTGGACTGGCCATCGTGAAGAGGATCGTGGAAGCGCACGAGGGCAAGGTACGCATCGAAAATCTCGCGCCCCGGGGCGCGCGCGTCACCATCGAGCTTCCGGCGCTCGCCGCGGCTCAAGCCGAGACGGCGGTGGGACAGGCTGCCTCTTCCTGA
- a CDS encoding sigma-54-dependent transcriptional regulator, whose protein sequence is MGPSQILIVDDEVGIRELLSEILEDEGYQVRLAENASQARDIRNRMRPDLVLLDIWMPDTDGITLLKEWASRGLLTMPVVMMSGHATIDTAVEATRIGAFDFLEKPIAMQKLLATVGRALQRGKSEPASPLSLLSLGRAPVIAELRRRLEQVANLRAPVLLLGPPGSPTELCARYLHRPNTPWVAPESTACLVDPSIDLLAEARDGVLFLREVGDLSRMEQKGLLLYAAKLDRYNVRLVCASSRNLAELMQQGQFDAKLYELLAAVTVPVPALKDHREDIPEIARILLSQCVEAGEVPMRSFSTAALNVLRNAEWPGDLAQLNGVVRSAAHTALTEEITAEEVERLVPRRDATSMARFPIPLDLPLREARERFEQMYFEHHIAREEGNVSRVAEKVGLERTHLYRKLKQLGIRFQGRGES, encoded by the coding sequence ATGGGACCCAGCCAGATCCTGATCGTGGACGATGAGGTGGGCATCCGGGAGCTCCTGTCCGAGATCCTCGAGGACGAAGGCTACCAGGTGCGTCTGGCGGAAAACGCGAGCCAGGCCCGCGACATCCGCAATCGGATGCGCCCCGACCTGGTATTGCTGGACATCTGGATGCCCGACACTGATGGCATTACCCTCCTCAAGGAGTGGGCGAGCCGAGGGCTGCTCACCATGCCGGTGGTGATGATGTCGGGGCACGCCACCATCGACACCGCGGTGGAGGCCACGCGCATCGGGGCGTTCGACTTCCTGGAGAAGCCCATTGCCATGCAGAAGCTGCTTGCCACCGTCGGGCGCGCGCTTCAGCGCGGCAAGAGCGAGCCCGCCTCGCCCCTGTCGCTGCTGTCGCTGGGTCGGGCGCCGGTGATCGCCGAGCTGCGCCGCCGCCTCGAGCAGGTGGCAAACCTCCGGGCGCCGGTCCTGCTGCTGGGCCCGCCGGGATCCCCCACCGAACTGTGCGCGCGCTACCTCCATCGTCCCAACACGCCCTGGGTGGCCCCGGAGAGTACCGCCTGCCTGGTCGATCCGAGCATCGACCTCCTCGCCGAGGCGCGGGACGGCGTGCTGTTCCTGCGGGAGGTCGGAGACTTGAGCCGCATGGAACAGAAGGGCCTGCTGCTCTACGCCGCGAAGCTCGACCGCTACAACGTCCGGCTGGTGTGCGCCAGCTCCAGGAACCTGGCCGAGCTCATGCAGCAGGGGCAGTTCGACGCCAAGCTCTACGAGCTCCTGGCGGCGGTGACGGTGCCGGTGCCGGCGCTCAAGGACCATCGGGAGGACATCCCCGAAATTGCCCGCATTTTGCTCTCCCAGTGCGTGGAGGCGGGAGAGGTGCCCATGCGCAGCTTCTCCACGGCTGCGCTCAACGTGCTGCGCAACGCGGAGTGGCCGGGGGACCTGGCGCAATTGAACGGCGTGGTCCGCTCGGCGGCCCATACCGCTCTGACGGAGGAAATCACGGCGGAGGAAGTGGAGCGCCTGGTGCCGCGGCGCGATGCGACCTCGATGGCCCGCTTTCCAATCCCGCTCGATCTGCCCTTGCGCGAAGCCCGGGAGCGCTTCGAGCAGATGTATTTCGAACACCACATCGC